CGAGCGCCCGGGCCGCCTGGTCGACGCTCTGGGGGGCGCCGCCGGCAGGGTGGCGCGCCTCAAGCGTGTCGCGGGTCGAGAACAGGCGGTAGCGGTCCACATGGGCCAGCGCGTCGCGAATGACCTCGGCAAGGCCCGCTCCGTGGGCAGGGGCCGCGCCCGACTGGCCGCGCACCTCGAAGGGGAAGACCGCCAGCGCCGGGCGGACGGGCTCTGCGGGGGCGGGACTCGCCGCGGCGGGCGCCGCCGTGGCCCGGGCATCCTGCTGGGCACGTGCAGCGCTCATCGGGCTTAAAGCGCACAGCAGGAGGGCCAGAACGGCGATTTTGAGGGCTTGTCTCATCATTTCAGCCGCGCGAGCGTATCACATATTTCTCCCCGGGCGAGCATCGGCGGCGTGCAGTGGCGCGCGCTTTTTCACGGGAGGGCCCGCAGCTCGTTGCCGGCGGCGTTGCGGCAGCTTTTGCTGCTCCGGACGCGCGTTGACATCGCCGGGTCCGGGAGCAAAGATGCCAAGCAAACGTCCAATTTCTTTGGGTATTTCACAGGTCAGGGGGCAGCAAGGACGTGCCGGCATCAAAGAAGACCACGCGCAAGGCGGCCCCGAAAAAGGCCGCCCCCGGCGCGGGTAAGAAAACAGCCAAGAAACGGGTGAGCGCCCCCGAGGGCGAAGCCATCGCCATCACCGGGGCCAGCGGCTTTCTGGGGGCGCAGGTGCTCTCCTACCTGCGCAGCGAGTCGCGTTTCGAACGGGTCGTGGTGCTCGACATCGCCAAACCGACGCTCCCCATCCGCAAGACCAAGTTCTACAAGACCGACCTGACCGAACCCAACTGCGACGCGCGCATCGCGGAGATCTTCGAAAAAGAGAACGTGACCCAGGTTGTTCACCTGGCCTTCTTCCGCAATCCGCACCGCAACCAGGCCTACGCCCATGAGCTCGAAGTCATCGGCACCCTCCACCTGCTCCATGCGTGCGCGCAGGCAAAGGTGAAGAAGTTTCTCACGGCGACCTCGACCTTCGTCTACGGCGCGCGTCCCGACAATCCGAACTTCCTGACCGAGGCGCACGAGCTTCGCGCCAAGCGCAGCTTCGGTCACGTCTCGAACAAGGCGGAAGCCGAGGGACTCATCGCGCGCTTTGCGAATCAGAATCCCGACATCAAGGTCACCGTGCTGCGCCCGGGCATCATCCTGGGGCCGCGCCGGCGCGCCTATGTGACGAGCTTTTTCTCGCGCGCGACCATCCCGACGGTGCTGGGCTACGATCCGCTCATGCAGTTCGTGCACGAAGACGACGTGATCGACGCGCTCGTTCAGTGCGTCACGGGCGAACAGCGGGGCGTGTTCAACATCGTGGGCTCGGGCGTGTTGCCGCTCTCGACGATTCTACGCGTGGGCGGCAAGTGGAGCGTCGCCGTGCCGAGCTTCGTGCTCTACCCCTCGGCGGGAACGCTGTGGGTCTCGGGCGCCAGCGACGTGCCGCCGGAGTTCTACGACTACCTGCGCTATCTGTGCATCGCCGATGGCGAAAAAGCGCGCCTCGAACTCGGATTCGAGCCGCGGCATTCAACCAAGGACACCTGGCTGGCGTTCACCGGAGAAGAGCGGGTGCGCCAGTTCCGCGCCGCGTCCTGACGCGCGCGCTTTTTGACAAAACCGGTCGGGGGACCAAGTGGCAGGAGCGAAATCCATACTGGGCGCAATGACGCCGGGCGACCTGGCCGAGGCGCTCGAGGATCGTCTGCGCGAGGAACTGGGTGCCATCCGCGACCCGGAAATCCGTCGCGAGGCCGAGCAGCGCCTTGCCCACACGGTCAATCGCCTTCGTTCCGCCTCCGCCGATCAGGAAGTCGTCGAGAAGGGGCCGCTGGCCTTCTTCCGCGACCTGCGCCGCCGGCGGCGCGAGCAGGCGGCTTCGCGCCGGCGCAAGCGCACGGGCTACGGCCTGCACGTCGATGAGTTCGGATTCGACCGCGCCTATTGGCGCAGCGTCGAGCCCTTCTTCAACTACCTGTATTCGAATTACTGGCGCATCGAGTGCACCGGCGTCGAGAACGTGCCCATCGAGGGGCGTGGGATCATCGTCGCCAACCACTCGGGCCTGCTGCCCTGGGACTCGGTCATGCTTCGCGAAGCGGTGCAGATCGAGCACTCGGCCCAGCGCCATGTGCGCCCGCTGATCGAGGACTTCGCCTACACGATGCCCTTTTTGGGGCCCTTTCTGCTCAAGATCGGCATTGCGCGTGCCGACCGGCAGAATGCCGAGCGCCTGCTGGCCGCCGACAAGCTGATCGCCACCTTCCCCGAAGGCGTCAAAGGCATCACGAAGCTCTTTCGGGACCGCTACCAGCTCCAGCGCTTCGGCCGTGGCGGCACGATCCGCCTGGCCGTTCGGACCAAATCGCCGATTATTCCCACCGCCATCATCGGCGGCGAGGAGATTTACCCCATTCTGGCCGAGACCGAGGTGGTCGGGGGCTTCCTGGGATTGCCCAAGGTGCCGCTGACCCCGACTTTTCCGCTGCTGGGGCCGCTGGGACTCGTCCCGCTGCCTTCGAAATGGTACATTCGATTCGGAACGCCCATCGATCTGTCCCACCTGGGAGAGGAAGACCTCAAGGACGACATCCTCGTCAATCGCTTGAACGAGGAAGTGCGCGCCCAGGTGCAGTCGATGGTGCATGACTTGTTGAGGATTCGACGCTCCGCCTGGATGGGCTGAGCGGAGGTAACTGGAGCACTCATGGCGGAGTTCAACCACGCCCGCAAAGAGATCACGTTCAAGCT
The sequence above is drawn from the Chrysiogenia bacterium genome and encodes:
- a CDS encoding acyltransferase family protein, translated to MAGAKSILGAMTPGDLAEALEDRLREELGAIRDPEIRREAEQRLAHTVNRLRSASADQEVVEKGPLAFFRDLRRRRREQAASRRRKRTGYGLHVDEFGFDRAYWRSVEPFFNYLYSNYWRIECTGVENVPIEGRGIIVANHSGLLPWDSVMLREAVQIEHSAQRHVRPLIEDFAYTMPFLGPFLLKIGIARADRQNAERLLAADKLIATFPEGVKGITKLFRDRYQLQRFGRGGTIRLAVRTKSPIIPTAIIGGEEIYPILAETEVVGGFLGLPKVPLTPTFPLLGPLGLVPLPSKWYIRFGTPIDLSHLGEEDLKDDILVNRLNEEVRAQVQSMVHDLLRIRRSAWMG
- a CDS encoding NAD-dependent epimerase/dehydratase family protein → MPASKKTTRKAAPKKAAPGAGKKTAKKRVSAPEGEAIAITGASGFLGAQVLSYLRSESRFERVVVLDIAKPTLPIRKTKFYKTDLTEPNCDARIAEIFEKENVTQVVHLAFFRNPHRNQAYAHELEVIGTLHLLHACAQAKVKKFLTATSTFVYGARPDNPNFLTEAHELRAKRSFGHVSNKAEAEGLIARFANQNPDIKVTVLRPGIILGPRRRAYVTSFFSRATIPTVLGYDPLMQFVHEDDVIDALVQCVTGEQRGVFNIVGSGVLPLSTILRVGGKWSVAVPSFVLYPSAGTLWVSGASDVPPEFYDYLRYLCIADGEKARLELGFEPRHSTKDTWLAFTGEERVRQFRAAS